Proteins from a genomic interval of Shewanella seohaensis:
- a CDS encoding ABC transporter ATP-binding protein, producing the protein MSHFSNDAQHKQALTLMTNEASSQGQVAIKAIGLCKRYATFEALTDLHFELQAGQTLALLGHNGAGKSTLIKMILGLVSPSHGELFVQGQPLHTKRSNANLSLGYLPENVSFYDNMTAQEILSYLAKLKGVAPKRISILLEEFGLMAAKDKRLSTFSKGMRQRLGLAQAVLADPKVLLLDEPTVGLDPLASAFLYQKMAQLKAQGCAIIISTHELGLVQDQMDSALILGQGRLLAAGDLSQLRAISALPSQLELHRVSPWQYQQLMALPLFASMRNHSSANSVCFSVPDALKPKVIEQLHLLKIHEFSIAPPSLQDIFHHFMAGLNRPNSSTVRSAVEEEQDQRELVA; encoded by the coding sequence ATGAGCCATTTCAGCAATGATGCACAGCATAAACAGGCGCTGACCTTGATGACAAACGAGGCTTCATCCCAAGGGCAAGTGGCGATTAAGGCCATCGGGCTTTGCAAGCGTTATGCGACATTTGAGGCGCTCACGGATCTTCATTTTGAACTGCAAGCAGGCCAAACTTTAGCGCTACTCGGCCACAATGGTGCGGGTAAATCGACCCTGATTAAAATGATCTTAGGCCTTGTCTCCCCAAGCCATGGCGAGCTATTTGTGCAGGGACAACCTCTGCATACCAAGCGATCCAACGCCAACCTTTCATTAGGCTATTTGCCTGAAAATGTGAGCTTTTATGACAATATGACGGCGCAGGAGATCTTAAGCTATTTAGCCAAACTCAAGGGTGTTGCCCCCAAGCGTATATCCATTTTGCTGGAAGAATTTGGCCTGATGGCGGCCAAGGATAAACGCCTAAGCACCTTTTCCAAGGGCATGCGCCAACGTTTGGGATTAGCTCAGGCGGTATTGGCCGATCCTAAGGTGCTGTTGCTGGATGAACCGACTGTAGGCTTAGATCCCCTCGCATCGGCATTTTTATATCAGAAAATGGCGCAATTGAAGGCGCAGGGCTGCGCCATCATCATCAGTACCCACGAGTTAGGATTAGTGCAAGATCAAATGGATAGTGCGCTGATCTTAGGCCAAGGTCGGCTGCTCGCCGCAGGTGATTTATCGCAGCTTAGGGCAATCAGCGCGCTGCCAAGTCAGCTTGAGTTGCACCGCGTTTCGCCTTGGCAATATCAGCAGCTAATGGCTCTGCCACTGTTCGCCTCAATGCGGAATCACTCAAGCGCAAACAGCGTGTGCTTTAGTGTGCCCGATGCGCTTAAGCCCAAGGTTATCGAGCAATTACATCTCCTTAAAATCCATGAGTTTTCCATTGCGCCACCGAGCTTGCAGGATATTTTCCATCACTTTATGGCAGGGCTGAATCGCCCTAATTCATCAACCGTGCGCTCGGCGGTTGAAGAAGAGCAAGATCAAAGGGAGTTAGTGGCATGA
- the nosD gene encoding nitrous oxide reductase family maturation protein NosD, translated as MWRCLLLGWLCSFSLVGLAQEFRVTDTAALTQALARAQDGDTVVLATAVYEGNFNVSRAIHLKGEAGATLDALRQGSALTIAAPKVIVEGLNIRHWGRDLYYQNAGILLQAGADEVLIKGNRLVGDGFGIYGEQLSAPRITENCISGNGAIYVLDRGDGVFLKHVSAPQVQDNHFIFVRDGVYLESVTDSQIHHNQFAKLQYGIHYMYTRGDEASNNQAISVDGGYALMNSQHIFLHHNKVSQARDFGILLNITNDAHIQANIATEVVNPQGSLELGNEGKGIFIYAAQNNRIEANEFSHSDTGISMAMGGEANRLWQNRILANQTQVKYVGEAQLEWSYQGQGNYWSEYQGWDTNGDGVGDIAHRPNDSLDKLFWLYPEAKLLMESPVVLLLRWVERQFQPTGASGVSDSFPLMGWKTEEMGNEPFQQ; from the coding sequence ATGTGGCGCTGCTTGCTCCTCGGCTGGCTCTGTAGCTTCTCCCTCGTTGGGTTGGCGCAGGAGTTTAGGGTCACGGATACTGCGGCTCTAACCCAAGCCCTCGCGCGGGCGCAGGATGGCGACACTGTTGTGCTCGCCACCGCCGTTTACGAAGGCAATTTTAATGTCAGCCGCGCGATTCATCTTAAGGGCGAAGCGGGGGCAACCCTAGATGCTTTGCGTCAAGGTAGCGCCTTAACCATTGCAGCGCCCAAGGTGATAGTCGAAGGGCTGAATATCCGTCACTGGGGGCGAGATCTCTATTACCAGAATGCGGGGATCTTGCTGCAAGCGGGGGCTGACGAAGTGCTCATTAAGGGCAATCGGCTAGTGGGTGATGGCTTTGGTATCTATGGCGAGCAGCTGAGTGCGCCCCGCATTACGGAAAACTGCATCAGCGGCAATGGTGCCATTTATGTGTTGGATAGGGGGGACGGCGTCTTTCTCAAGCATGTGAGTGCGCCCCAAGTGCAAGATAACCATTTTATTTTTGTACGCGATGGCGTGTATCTCGAGTCGGTGACGGACAGCCAAATCCACCATAATCAATTCGCTAAGCTGCAATACGGCATCCATTACATGTACACCCGAGGCGATGAGGCCTCAAACAATCAAGCCATTAGCGTCGATGGCGGTTATGCCTTGATGAACTCGCAGCACATCTTTCTACACCACAACAAGGTCAGCCAAGCGCGGGACTTTGGCATTCTACTCAATATCACAAACGATGCCCATATTCAGGCGAATATCGCGACTGAGGTGGTCAATCCCCAAGGTTCGCTGGAGCTGGGTAACGAGGGCAAGGGTATTTTTATCTACGCCGCGCAGAATAATCGCATCGAGGCGAATGAGTTTAGCCATAGCGATACTGGGATCAGCATGGCTATGGGCGGCGAAGCAAATCGCCTCTGGCAAAATCGTATTTTAGCCAACCAAACCCAAGTCAAATACGTTGGCGAGGCACAACTCGAGTGGAGTTATCAGGGGCAGGGCAATTACTGGTCCGAATATCAGGGTTGGGACACTAATGGCGACGGCGTCGGGGATATCGCCCATCGGCCCAACGATAGCTTAGACAAACTCTTTTGGCTCTATCCCGAGGCGAAACTGCTGATGGAAAGCCCTGTGGTCTTGCTGCTGCGTTGGGTGGAGCGGCAGTTTCAGCCAACGGGTGCAAGTGGTGTGAGTGACAGCTTTCCCTTAATGGGATGGAAAACCGAGGAGATGGGCAATGAGCCATTTCAGCAATGA
- a CDS encoding nitrous oxide reductase accessory protein NosL produces MKKYLSLLLAAPLLLGCNKSEATDHQHKAEMIHEHDRCHLCGMVITKYPGPKGQVHLKAEKMVPKFCSSRDMFNFALQPENKRQIEYMMVHDAASTDWEQPDDGAFIDATSAFYVYGTSKKAVMGPAVAPFSTKAAAEAFAQEYGGRVLRFDEISLELLAGDK; encoded by the coding sequence ATGAAAAAGTACTTAAGTTTGCTACTAGCCGCTCCTTTGTTATTGGGTTGCAATAAGAGTGAAGCCACTGATCATCAACATAAAGCCGAGATGATCCACGAGCATGACCGCTGCCATCTCTGCGGCATGGTGATCACTAAATACCCTGGACCTAAGGGGCAAGTGCATTTGAAGGCCGAGAAGATGGTGCCTAAGTTTTGCTCCAGCCGCGATATGTTTAACTTTGCCCTACAGCCTGAAAACAAAAGACAAATTGAGTACATGATGGTGCATGACGCCGCATCGACCGACTGGGAACAGCCAGACGATGGCGCCTTTATCGATGCCACCAGTGCGTTTTATGTCTACGGCACCAGTAAAAAAGCCGTGATGGGGCCTGCTGTAGCACCTTTTAGCACTAAAGCCGCCGCCGAGGCCTTTGCTCAAGAATACGGTGGCCGCGTGCTTCGATTCGATGAGATCAGCCTCGAATTACTGGCCGGCGATAAGTAG
- the nrfD gene encoding NrfD/PsrC family molybdoenzyme membrane anchor subunit has product MDTSMEFTLGLSQGVAWPWPIAVYLFFAGISGGALTIALALRFYLGQVENTAFLKAATLLSFVTISLGMLCLVLDLTNPLFFWRILVFYNLNSVMSIGVIALSVYIPLVAVVALFALEKELMAIPQLQFLGPIITKLKGFRRPMEALVLLLALSVCAYTGFLISALIRFPLINTSVLPALFIASGLSAGGASAKMLAVWLFKEPLHSGEMKILHGAEWPIMFAEALFIFMIATALLTGNAGGQFAFAAFQEGIWASVFWIGVVGIGFGAPLLLNFATGKHFSHSAKAFYMSGMCAVVGMMCLRLFILLAGQNYAI; this is encoded by the coding sequence ATGGATACCAGTATGGAATTTACCTTAGGCCTCTCCCAAGGCGTCGCTTGGCCTTGGCCGATTGCGGTGTATTTGTTCTTCGCGGGCATCTCGGGCGGGGCGCTAACCATTGCGCTGGCGCTGCGGTTTTACTTAGGTCAGGTTGAAAATACCGCCTTCTTAAAAGCGGCGACTCTACTGTCGTTTGTCACTATCAGTTTAGGGATGTTGTGTCTGGTGCTCGACCTGACTAACCCCTTATTCTTCTGGCGAATTTTGGTGTTCTACAACTTAAATTCTGTGATGTCGATTGGTGTGATTGCCCTGTCGGTGTATATCCCGTTAGTGGCTGTGGTCGCGCTATTCGCCCTCGAAAAAGAGCTGATGGCCATTCCCCAATTGCAGTTCCTCGGCCCCATCATCACTAAGCTGAAGGGCTTTAGACGCCCGATGGAAGCACTGGTGTTATTACTGGCGTTATCCGTCTGTGCTTACACCGGCTTCTTAATCTCCGCCTTGATCCGCTTCCCGCTGATCAACACCTCGGTATTGCCTGCGCTGTTTATTGCTTCGGGGCTTTCAGCGGGCGGCGCCTCGGCCAAAATGCTGGCGGTGTGGTTGTTTAAAGAACCTTTACACAGCGGCGAGATGAAGATCCTACACGGTGCCGAGTGGCCGATTATGTTCGCCGAAGCCCTGTTTATTTTTATGATCGCCACCGCGCTGTTAACTGGCAATGCTGGAGGCCAGTTTGCCTTTGCCGCCTTCCAAGAAGGGATCTGGGCAAGCGTATTCTGGATTGGTGTGGTCGGTATCGGTTTTGGTGCGCCGCTGCTCCTTAACTTCGCCACGGGTAAGCATTTTAGCCATTCGGCCAAAGCGTTTTATATGTCGGGCATGTGCGCGGTCGTGGGCATGATGTGCCTGCGACTCTTCATCCTGTTGGCGGGACAAAACTACGCGATTTAA
- a CDS encoding 4Fe-4S dicluster domain-containing protein: MSENIERRRFLKSAGMCSLMLTPLAGCSVKEESDGAHKPHYVMVFDQNKCVGCGDCKTACNQANQLPEGKSRVLLEQQSGRVEGQPCPHCGKMSCDCERKFVRVSCQQCKNAPCVTVCPTGAAHRDAKTGIVTMDASKCAGCKYCIGACPYNARYINSDTDVADNCDFCLNSKLAKGELPACVQSCKYDALIFGDANDPQSYVSKLLAVKDSVRIKPQFGTEPSLRYIPIVKLGV, translated from the coding sequence GTGAGTGAAAATATAGAGAGACGGAGGTTCCTTAAAAGCGCTGGCATGTGCTCTTTGATGTTAACGCCTTTAGCCGGGTGTTCGGTCAAAGAAGAGTCCGACGGCGCCCATAAGCCCCATTACGTCATGGTCTTTGACCAAAACAAGTGTGTCGGCTGTGGCGACTGTAAAACCGCCTGTAATCAAGCCAACCAGTTGCCCGAAGGCAAGTCACGGGTGTTGCTCGAGCAGCAGAGTGGCCGTGTCGAAGGTCAGCCTTGTCCACACTGCGGCAAGATGAGTTGTGACTGTGAACGTAAGTTTGTGCGGGTTTCCTGCCAGCAATGCAAGAACGCCCCCTGTGTGACCGTTTGCCCTACGGGCGCGGCGCACCGCGATGCGAAAACCGGCATTGTGACTATGGATGCGAGCAAATGCGCCGGCTGTAAATACTGCATTGGGGCTTGTCCTTACAACGCCCGCTACATCAACAGCGATACCGATGTGGCCGATAACTGCGATTTCTGTTTGAACAGCAAGTTAGCCAAGGGCGAATTGCCCGCCTGTGTGCAGAGCTGTAAATACGATGCGCTGATCTTCGGTGATGCCAACGATCCTCAATCCTACGTAAGCAAACTCTTAGCGGTAAAAGATTCAGTGCGGATTAAGCCGCAGTTTGGCACCGAGCCGAGCTTACGTTACATACCAATCGTCAAACTGGGAGTGTAA
- a CDS encoding tetratricopeptide repeat protein, whose protein sequence is MASLGFTIALLLSGFVAWIFWQHARLNQRQTLVGESQVSHGVPVLCSVLLLLLTLAIYSQTGRYQDWNTGKLDENIDYLVAADITKALRLVDEQPQNPLALQALAEAYSAGGLYADAVQTLDKLLALVGEDAEVLGAKANALYYRDGRQMTAETQALIAQILALAPFEPQTRMLQANDAYLHGRYQEAIDHWQALLAQPRAEINREALLNAIGKAQSKLNESGY, encoded by the coding sequence ATGGCAAGTTTAGGATTCACCATAGCACTCCTATTAAGCGGGTTTGTGGCTTGGATTTTCTGGCAGCACGCACGTTTAAACCAACGGCAAACGCTGGTGGGAGAGTCTCAAGTCTCCCATGGCGTGCCTGTGTTGTGCAGTGTGCTTCTGCTATTGCTCACGCTCGCCATCTATAGCCAAACGGGGCGTTATCAGGATTGGAACACAGGCAAGCTCGATGAAAACATTGACTATTTAGTGGCTGCCGACATCACCAAAGCCCTGCGCCTCGTGGATGAACAACCGCAAAACCCGTTGGCATTACAGGCGCTTGCCGAGGCTTACAGCGCGGGAGGCTTATATGCTGATGCGGTGCAGACCCTAGACAAACTGCTTGCCTTGGTGGGGGAGGATGCAGAGGTGCTCGGCGCTAAGGCCAATGCCCTCTATTACCGCGATGGTCGGCAAATGACCGCAGAGACCCAAGCACTGATTGCACAGATCTTGGCGCTCGCGCCCTTTGAGCCGCAGACGCGGATGCTACAGGCCAACGATGCCTATCTCCATGGGCGCTACCAAGAGGCGATAGACCATTGGCAAGCATTGTTGGCGCAGCCAAGGGCAGAGATTAATCGTGAGGCCCTGTTAAACGCCATCGGCAAGGCCCAAAGCAAATTGAATGAAAGTGGATATTAA
- a CDS encoding FKBP-type peptidyl-prolyl cis-trans isomerase, translated as MKISMPTSFIPKTLTVATCAALFVSMASFAAPTLKTDADKASYSIGASVGNYISGQIYNQVELGAEVNVDLVVQGFVDALKKQQQLTDEEVLTYLNQRAEELNQVRKANAEKLAAENTKAGEAYLAENKKKSGVTVTESGLQYEVLTQGTGNKPNPEDVVTVEYVGKLIDGTEFENTVGREEPTRFALMTVIPGWEEGLKLMPMGSKYRFVIPAELAYGNEFVGEIPPQSTLIFEIELKNIEKPSEKKEARMMGMMPAH; from the coding sequence ATGAAAATATCTATGCCAACTTCTTTTATCCCAAAAACCCTCACAGTGGCGACCTGCGCTGCATTGTTTGTCTCTATGGCGAGCTTTGCTGCCCCAACGCTTAAAACCGATGCGGATAAAGCGTCCTACAGCATCGGCGCCTCTGTAGGTAACTACATTTCTGGCCAGATTTATAACCAAGTCGAACTGGGCGCCGAGGTGAATGTGGACTTAGTGGTGCAGGGCTTTGTCGATGCGCTGAAAAAGCAGCAGCAATTAACCGATGAAGAAGTGCTGACCTATCTAAACCAACGCGCCGAAGAGTTAAACCAAGTGAGAAAGGCTAACGCCGAGAAGCTCGCTGCGGAAAACACTAAGGCAGGTGAAGCATATCTTGCTGAAAATAAGAAGAAATCAGGCGTAACCGTTACAGAGTCAGGCCTGCAATACGAAGTGTTAACTCAAGGTACAGGCAATAAGCCCAACCCAGAGGATGTGGTCACCGTCGAGTACGTCGGCAAGCTTATCGATGGCACCGAGTTTGAAAACACCGTTGGCCGTGAGGAACCCACACGTTTCGCCCTGATGACAGTGATCCCTGGTTGGGAAGAGGGCTTAAAACTCATGCCTATGGGCTCTAAATACCGTTTTGTAATCCCGGCAGAGCTGGCCTACGGCAATGAATTTGTCGGTGAAATCCCGCCGCAATCCACCTTAATTTTTGAAATCGAACTGAAAAATATCGAAAAGCCCAGCGAGAAAAAAGAAGCCCGCATGATGGGCATGATGCCAGCCCACTAA